Proteins found in one Paenibacillus borealis genomic segment:
- a CDS encoding amidase family protein: MKNNDIQSPAREWQEWIIEADITGMQQEMEQGNVTSERLTALYLERIDRYDGLLKSVLEINPDAPEIARMLDQERRDKGIRSPLHGISVLVKDNIATSDKLHTSAGSLALADYRAAEDAAVIHKLRAAGAVILGKANMTEWANFMSPTMWAGYSSRGGLVLNPYGPGELFIGGSSSGSAAAVAANLAAIALGTETSGSIICPAAQNSLVGIKPTWGLVSNAGIIPGISSQDTAGPIARSVADAALLLSVIAGAGEPPQLAAPDGTAARHDYTASLDMDYVKSRRIGIPRFYYRNLDEEALQVMESAIAVLKELGAEVIDPIELPCQNAEWNAIILQYEFKKGLNRYLSGLPASLPVHSLQELIEFNNQHSGQALKYGQGTLEWLDTSGDDITEQEYLEQLHSSRSMAGRQGIDYALVHYGLDAIMFAGYHGTDLAARAGYPLVTVPAGYTTTGVIAPGGYITNGPQGVTFSASAFSESVLIGIAYGFEQATKHRRPPLLK, encoded by the coding sequence ATGAAAAATAACGATATTCAATCCCCCGCCCGGGAGTGGCAGGAGTGGATTATTGAAGCGGATATAACCGGCATGCAGCAGGAAATGGAGCAGGGAAATGTAACTTCCGAGCGGTTAACAGCGCTGTATTTAGAGCGGATTGACCGGTATGACGGCCTGCTGAAATCTGTGCTGGAGATTAATCCGGATGCACCGGAGATTGCCCGGATGCTGGATCAGGAACGCCGGGATAAGGGAATACGCAGCCCGCTGCACGGAATTTCCGTCCTTGTTAAGGATAACATCGCTACTTCGGACAAGCTGCACACCAGTGCGGGATCGCTGGCATTGGCAGATTACAGGGCTGCTGAAGATGCTGCAGTAATTCATAAGCTACGGGCTGCAGGCGCCGTGATTCTCGGAAAAGCCAATATGACGGAGTGGGCTAACTTCATGTCGCCCACCATGTGGGCGGGATACAGCTCACGCGGCGGACTTGTGCTGAACCCTTACGGGCCCGGTGAGCTATTCATCGGCGGCTCCAGCTCCGGAAGTGCTGCGGCCGTTGCCGCAAACCTGGCAGCAATCGCTCTGGGCACGGAAACTTCCGGTTCCATCATTTGTCCGGCTGCCCAGAACTCGCTGGTTGGCATCAAACCTACTTGGGGGCTGGTAAGCAATGCGGGGATTATTCCGGGGATCAGCAGTCAGGATACCGCCGGTCCGATAGCCAGAAGCGTAGCGGATGCTGCACTTCTGCTCAGTGTCATTGCCGGTGCCGGAGAGCCTCCCCAATTGGCTGCGCCGGATGGAACAGCAGCCAGACATGATTATACTGCCTCTCTGGATATGGACTATGTGAAATCCAGACGAATCGGAATCCCGAGATTCTATTATCGGAATTTGGACGAAGAAGCTCTGCAAGTGATGGAATCTGCCATAGCTGTTCTTAAAGAACTTGGAGCTGAAGTGATCGACCCCATCGAGCTTCCATGCCAGAATGCGGAGTGGAATGCAATTATTCTGCAGTATGAGTTCAAAAAAGGGTTAAACCGTTATTTAAGCGGCCTGCCGGCATCCCTCCCCGTGCATTCCTTGCAGGAGCTGATCGAATTCAACAACCAGCACAGCGGACAGGCGCTGAAATATGGCCAGGGAACACTGGAATGGCTGGATACTTCCGGCGATGACATTACAGAACAGGAATATCTGGAGCAGCTGCATTCCTCCCGGTCCATGGCGGGCAGACAAGGCATTGATTATGCATTGGTGCATTATGGGCTGGATGCCATCATGTTCGCCGGATATCACGGCACCGACCTGGCGGCGAGAGCCGGTTATCCGCTCGTTACAGTCCCGGCCGGTTATACCACTACCGGGGTAATTGCACCGGGAGGCTATATCACTAACGGTCCGCAGGGGGTCACCTTCTCCGCCTCAGCCTTCAGTGAATCCGTGCTGATTGGCATTGCTTATGGATTCGAACAGGCCACGAAACACCGGCGTCCGCCGCTTCTAAAGTAA
- a CDS encoding VanZ family protein, with protein MAFPLAALLFTLPFLIVQYRRHGYINKIRALVLYLLLLYLLNAFFLVLLPMPESRHNAAPTGHMLQPVPLQFIQDILRNTQLSRNDPSSYLNVLREPDFLLAAFNVALTLPFGLFLGYYFRTRWVVCIILSFGLSLLFEITQITGIYGFFDHPYRIFDVDDLITNTFGGIAGFRIALWISGLLPRIEQLDSQEDLSAKKVTYTRRGLACLLDAVLWTAAGLLLNQLSLNISFWAVSVVYFLIVPLCTRGRTLGKWVVRIRLSSADDGPLKLWMVWVRYGLLYGLLGGINFLILDSALMQSFGTAGSTIIRITAALADLVFIIHLMLRMFKRDRPLFYEQWSRTRNVITWPNPQPAAAGESLAN; from the coding sequence ATGGCTTTTCCGTTAGCGGCACTGCTCTTCACTTTGCCGTTCCTGATCGTTCAATACCGCCGGCATGGTTACATCAACAAGATCCGGGCGCTGGTACTCTATCTGTTGCTCCTATACTTGCTGAATGCCTTCTTTCTTGTGCTGCTGCCTATGCCAGAATCGCGCCATAATGCTGCACCTACCGGGCATATGCTCCAGCCAGTGCCGCTGCAGTTCATACAGGACATCCTGCGGAATACACAGCTCTCGCGTAATGACCCTTCAAGCTATCTTAACGTACTGCGCGAACCGGATTTCCTGCTGGCCGCCTTCAATGTTGCGCTGACACTACCTTTCGGGCTCTTTCTGGGCTACTACTTCCGGACACGCTGGGTCGTGTGCATCATACTTTCTTTCGGATTATCACTATTGTTTGAGATTACTCAGATTACAGGGATATACGGATTCTTCGATCATCCTTACCGGATCTTTGATGTCGATGACCTGATCACCAATACGTTCGGCGGAATTGCCGGATTCCGGATCGCCTTATGGATCTCCGGGCTGCTCCCGCGGATTGAACAGCTTGACAGCCAGGAGGATTTATCGGCCAAAAAGGTTACCTACACACGCAGAGGCCTTGCTTGCCTGCTGGATGCAGTCCTATGGACCGCCGCTGGACTGCTCCTTAACCAGCTATCCCTGAATATATCATTCTGGGCAGTCAGTGTTGTATATTTCCTGATCGTTCCCCTCTGTACCAGAGGGCGGACGCTGGGCAAATGGGTGGTGCGTATCCGGCTGAGCAGTGCGGATGATGGACCACTCAAGCTATGGATGGTGTGGGTGAGGTATGGTTTACTCTATGGATTGCTTGGAGGAATAAACTTCCTGATCCTTGATTCTGCACTAATGCAAAGTTTCGGCACAGCAGGATCTACGATTATACGAATTACTGCCGCGCTTGCCGATCTGGTATTCATCATACATCTGATGCTGCGGATGTTTAAGCGTGACCGTCCGCTATTCTATGAACAATGGAGCAGGACACGCAATGTGATTACCTGGCCTAACCCGCAGCCGGCAGCTGCCGGTGAAAGCCTGGCCAACTAA
- a CDS encoding RNA polymerase sigma factor: MEKPLPGTEEYITRMIHKHSDMVLRLALASVRNMADAQDICQDVFIRLYKHQPEFSDPEHERAWLIRVTVNRSRDMLRSPWRRRVASTSPPQLPITREEDRDVVEAVLRLPAKYRMVIHLYYFESYSTSEIAEMLGSKESTVRTQLRRARDQLKTMIGGMGDEAIF; the protein is encoded by the coding sequence TTGGAGAAACCATTGCCCGGTACAGAAGAATACATTACCCGAATGATCCATAAGCACTCGGATATGGTGCTGCGCCTGGCCCTGGCATCCGTCAGGAATATGGCCGATGCACAGGATATCTGCCAGGATGTGTTCATCAGATTATATAAACATCAGCCGGAATTCAGTGATCCGGAGCATGAACGCGCTTGGCTTATCAGAGTCACGGTTAACCGCAGCAGAGATATGCTGCGCAGTCCGTGGAGAAGGCGGGTAGCTTCTACATCTCCCCCGCAATTACCTATCACACGTGAAGAGGACCGCGATGTGGTGGAGGCGGTGCTCCGGCTGCCGGCCAAATACCGGATGGTGATCCATCTGTATTATTTTGAAAGCTACAGCACATCTGAAATTGCCGAAATGCTGGGCAGCAAGGAAAGCACCGTCCGCACGCAGCTCAGAAGGGCCCGGGACCAGCTGAAGACCATGATCGGAGGGATGGGCGATGAAGCCATATTCTAG